In Poecile atricapillus isolate bPoeAtr1 chromosome 12, bPoeAtr1.hap1, whole genome shotgun sequence, one DNA window encodes the following:
- the RBMX gene encoding RNA-binding motif protein, X chromosome isoform X4, protein MVEADRPGKLFIGGLNTETNEKALEAVFGKYGRIVEVLLMKDRETNKSRGFAFVTFESPADAKDAARDMNGKLLCHVEEMVTVVLHAESQCHHGEMSTCLQETMAIALKTVIQAEIIPVPGIPGTTHHLPETMHIVIMVIPVHVMNTPPGAIVIVMDTVVDVTETTRIIQVEVPTEIHMRVMVTHVVLHLLEGPRHHMVEAVAMMITAAHGMDMEAEKVTQAAEVMSTQVAVIVLEDKTGVFPHPWKGAIHLLGILTVVQAAGHPEVVAVVEADPIEVEAEADTKNTLKLLDQDRLFLKCGSCSIFTTRGLLKGKVVFNLFLLLPVKFSPP, encoded by the exons ATGGTTGAAGCAGATCGTCCTGGGAAGCTGTTCATTGGGGGCCTGAACACAGAGACTAATGAGAAAGCCCTTGAGGCTGTATTCGGCAAATATGGACGCATTGTGGAAG TCCTTTTGATGAAAGATCGGGAAACAAACAAGTCCAGAGGATTTGCGTTCGTCACATTTGAGAGTCCAGCAGATGCAAAAGATGCTGCCAGAGATATGAATGGAAAG CTCCTGTGTCACGTGGAAGAGATGGTTACGGTGGTCCTCCACGCAGAGAGCCAATGCCATCACGGAGAGATGTCTACATGTCTCCAAGAGACGATGGCTATAGCACTAAAGACGG TTATTCAAGCAGAGATTATCCCAGTTCCAGGGATACCCGGGACTACGCACCACCTCCCCGAGACTATGCATATCGTGATTATGGTCATTCCAGTTCACGTGATGAATACCCCTCCAGGGGCTATAG TGATCGTGATGGATACGGTGGTGGACGTGACAGAGACTACTCGGATCATCCAAGTGGAGGTTCCTACCGAGATTCATATGAGAGTTATG GTAACTCACGTAGTGCTCCACCTGCTCGAGGGCCCCCGCCATCATATGGTGGAAGCAGTCGCTATGATGATTACGGCAGCACACGGGATGGATATGGAAGCCGAGAAAGTTACTCAAGCAGCAGAAGTGATGTCTACTCAAGTGGCCGTGATCGTGTTGGAAGACAAGACAGGGGTCTTCCCCCATCCATGGAAAGGGGCTATCCACCTCCTCGGGATTCTTACAGTAGTTCAAGCCGCGGGGCACCCAGAGGTGGTGGCCGTGGTGGAAGCAGATCCGATAGAGGTGGAGGCAGAAGCAGATACTAAAAACACTCTCAAACTTTTGGACCAAGACAGATTATTTCTCAAATGTGGAAGCTGTTCTATCTTTACTACCAGAGGACTACtaaaaggaaaagttgtttttaacctttttttattGTTGCCTGTTAAGTTTTCCCCTCCATGA
- the RBMX gene encoding RNA-binding motif protein, X chromosome isoform X2 yields MVEADRPGKLFIGGLNTETNEKALEAVFGKYGRIVEVLLMKDRETNKSRGFAFVTFESPADAKDAARDMNGKSLDGKAIKVEQATKPSFESGGRRGPPPPPRSRGPPRGLRGARGGSGARGPPSRGSHLGSSRGPLPMKRGPPPRSGGPPPKRSAPSGPVRSSSMGGRAPVSRGRDGYGGPPRREPMPSRRDVYMSPRDDGYSTKDGYSSRDYPSSRDTRDYAPPPRDYAYRDYGHSSSRDEYPSRGYSDRDGYGGGRDRDYSDHPSGGSYRDSYESYGNSRSAPPARGPPPSYGGSSRYDDYGSTRDGYGSRESYSSSRSDVYSSGRDRVGRQDRGLPPSMERGYPPPRDSYSSSSRGAPRGGGRGGSRSDRGGGRSRY; encoded by the exons ATGGTTGAAGCAGATCGTCCTGGGAAGCTGTTCATTGGGGGCCTGAACACAGAGACTAATGAGAAAGCCCTTGAGGCTGTATTCGGCAAATATGGACGCATTGTGGAAG TCCTTTTGATGAAAGATCGGGAAACAAACAAGTCCAGAGGATTTGCGTTCGTCACATTTGAGAGTCCAGCAGATGCAAAAGATGCTGCCAGAGATATGAATGGAAAG TCATTAGATGGGAAGGCAATTAAAGTGGAACAAGCAACCAAGCCATCCTTTGAAAGTGGTGGTAGGCGTGGGCCGCCACCCCCTCCCCGAAGCAGAGGTCCTCCCAGGGGCCTTAGAGGCGCAAGAGGCGGAAGTGGCGCGAGAGGACCACCTTCAAGAGGGAGTCACTTGG GGTCTTCTCGAGGGCCACTTCCCATGAAGAGAGGTCCGCCTCCACGAAGTGGAGGCCCTCCGCCTAAAAGATCTGCACCTTCAGGACCAGTGCGTAGCAGTAGTATGGGAGGAAGAG CTCCTGTGTCACGTGGAAGAGATGGTTACGGTGGTCCTCCACGCAGAGAGCCAATGCCATCACGGAGAGATGTCTACATGTCTCCAAGAGACGATGGCTATAGCACTAAAGACGG TTATTCAAGCAGAGATTATCCCAGTTCCAGGGATACCCGGGACTACGCACCACCTCCCCGAGACTATGCATATCGTGATTATGGTCATTCCAGTTCACGTGATGAATACCCCTCCAGGGGCTATAG TGATCGTGATGGATACGGTGGTGGACGTGACAGAGACTACTCGGATCATCCAAGTGGAGGTTCCTACCGAGATTCATATGAGAGTTATG GTAACTCACGTAGTGCTCCACCTGCTCGAGGGCCCCCGCCATCATATGGTGGAAGCAGTCGCTATGATGATTACGGCAGCACACGGGATGGATATGGAAGCCGAGAAAGTTACTCAAGCAGCAGAAGTGATGTCTACTCAAGTGGCCGTGATCGTGTTGGAAGACAAGACAGGGGTCTTCCCCCATCCATGGAAAGGGGCTATCCACCTCCTCGGGATTCTTACAGTAGTTCAAGCCGCGGGGCACCCAGAGGTGGTGGCCGTGGTGGAAGCAGATCCGATAGAGGTGGAGGCAGAAGCAGATACTAA
- the RBMX gene encoding RNA-binding motif protein, X chromosome isoform X1, protein MVEADRPGKLFIGGLNTETNEKALEAVFGKYGRIVEVLLMKDRETNKSRGFAFVTFESPADAKDAARDMNGKSLDGKAIKVEQATKPSFESGGRRGPPPPPRSRGPPRGLRGARGGSGARGPPSRGSHLGSSRGPLPMKRGPPPRSGGPPPKRSAPSGPVRSSSMGGRAPVSRGRDGYGGPPRREPMPSRRDVYMSPRDDGYSTKDGYSSRDYPSSRDTRDYAPPPRDYAYRDYGHSSSRDEYPSRGYSLSSYSDRDGYGGGRDRDYSDHPSGGSYRDSYESYGNSRSAPPARGPPPSYGGSSRYDDYGSTRDGYGSRESYSSSRSDVYSSGRDRVGRQDRGLPPSMERGYPPPRDSYSSSSRGAPRGGGRGGSRSDRGGGRSRY, encoded by the exons ATGGTTGAAGCAGATCGTCCTGGGAAGCTGTTCATTGGGGGCCTGAACACAGAGACTAATGAGAAAGCCCTTGAGGCTGTATTCGGCAAATATGGACGCATTGTGGAAG TCCTTTTGATGAAAGATCGGGAAACAAACAAGTCCAGAGGATTTGCGTTCGTCACATTTGAGAGTCCAGCAGATGCAAAAGATGCTGCCAGAGATATGAATGGAAAG TCATTAGATGGGAAGGCAATTAAAGTGGAACAAGCAACCAAGCCATCCTTTGAAAGTGGTGGTAGGCGTGGGCCGCCACCCCCTCCCCGAAGCAGAGGTCCTCCCAGGGGCCTTAGAGGCGCAAGAGGCGGAAGTGGCGCGAGAGGACCACCTTCAAGAGGGAGTCACTTGG GGTCTTCTCGAGGGCCACTTCCCATGAAGAGAGGTCCGCCTCCACGAAGTGGAGGCCCTCCGCCTAAAAGATCTGCACCTTCAGGACCAGTGCGTAGCAGTAGTATGGGAGGAAGAG CTCCTGTGTCACGTGGAAGAGATGGTTACGGTGGTCCTCCACGCAGAGAGCCAATGCCATCACGGAGAGATGTCTACATGTCTCCAAGAGACGATGGCTATAGCACTAAAGACGG TTATTCAAGCAGAGATTATCCCAGTTCCAGGGATACCCGGGACTACGCACCACCTCCCCGAGACTATGCATATCGTGATTATGGTCATTCCAGTTCACGTGATGAATACCCCTCCAGGGGCTATAG TCTTTCCTCCTATAGTGATCGTGATGGATACGGTGGTGGACGTGACAGAGACTACTCGGATCATCCAAGTGGAGGTTCCTACCGAGATTCATATGAGAGTTATG GTAACTCACGTAGTGCTCCACCTGCTCGAGGGCCCCCGCCATCATATGGTGGAAGCAGTCGCTATGATGATTACGGCAGCACACGGGATGGATATGGAAGCCGAGAAAGTTACTCAAGCAGCAGAAGTGATGTCTACTCAAGTGGCCGTGATCGTGTTGGAAGACAAGACAGGGGTCTTCCCCCATCCATGGAAAGGGGCTATCCACCTCCTCGGGATTCTTACAGTAGTTCAAGCCGCGGGGCACCCAGAGGTGGTGGCCGTGGTGGAAGCAGATCCGATAGAGGTGGAGGCAGAAGCAGATACTAA
- the RBMX gene encoding RNA-binding motif protein, X chromosome isoform X3 has product MVEADRPGKLFIGGLNTETNEKALEAVFGKYGRIVEVLLMKDRETNKSRGFAFVTFESPADAKDAARDMNGKLLCHVEEMVTVVLHAESQCHHGEMSTCLQETMAIALKTVIQAEIIPVPGIPGTTHHLPETMHIVIMVIPVHVMNTPPGAIVFPPIVIVMDTVVDVTETTRIIQVEVPTEIHMRVMVTHVVLHLLEGPRHHMVEAVAMMITAAHGMDMEAEKVTQAAEVMSTQVAVIVLEDKTGVFPHPWKGAIHLLGILTVVQAAGHPEVVAVVEADPIEVEAEADTKNTLKLLDQDRLFLKCGSCSIFTTRGLLKGKVVFNLFLLLPVKFSPP; this is encoded by the exons ATGGTTGAAGCAGATCGTCCTGGGAAGCTGTTCATTGGGGGCCTGAACACAGAGACTAATGAGAAAGCCCTTGAGGCTGTATTCGGCAAATATGGACGCATTGTGGAAG TCCTTTTGATGAAAGATCGGGAAACAAACAAGTCCAGAGGATTTGCGTTCGTCACATTTGAGAGTCCAGCAGATGCAAAAGATGCTGCCAGAGATATGAATGGAAAG CTCCTGTGTCACGTGGAAGAGATGGTTACGGTGGTCCTCCACGCAGAGAGCCAATGCCATCACGGAGAGATGTCTACATGTCTCCAAGAGACGATGGCTATAGCACTAAAGACGG TTATTCAAGCAGAGATTATCCCAGTTCCAGGGATACCCGGGACTACGCACCACCTCCCCGAGACTATGCATATCGTGATTATGGTCATTCCAGTTCACGTGATGAATACCCCTCCAGGGGCTATAG TCTTTCCTCCTATAGTGATCGTGATGGATACGGTGGTGGACGTGACAGAGACTACTCGGATCATCCAAGTGGAGGTTCCTACCGAGATTCATATGAGAGTTATG GTAACTCACGTAGTGCTCCACCTGCTCGAGGGCCCCCGCCATCATATGGTGGAAGCAGTCGCTATGATGATTACGGCAGCACACGGGATGGATATGGAAGCCGAGAAAGTTACTCAAGCAGCAGAAGTGATGTCTACTCAAGTGGCCGTGATCGTGTTGGAAGACAAGACAGGGGTCTTCCCCCATCCATGGAAAGGGGCTATCCACCTCCTCGGGATTCTTACAGTAGTTCAAGCCGCGGGGCACCCAGAGGTGGTGGCCGTGGTGGAAGCAGATCCGATAGAGGTGGAGGCAGAAGCAGATACTAAAAACACTCTCAAACTTTTGGACCAAGACAGATTATTTCTCAAATGTGGAAGCTGTTCTATCTTTACTACCAGAGGACTACtaaaaggaaaagttgtttttaacctttttttattGTTGCCTGTTAAGTTTTCCCCTCCATGA